The stretch of DNA ATTTATAAAAACAGTTGCTGACTGATTATCTGTCAATCATTTAATCAACACAGCTCCACTCGACACCATGACCAGGAAGGTGTTCACCAACACGAGGGAGCGCTGGCGCCAGCACAACGTCAACACCGCCTTTGCCGAGCTCCGAAAGCTCATCCCCACACATCCTCCGGAGAAGAAGCTGAGCAAGAACGAGATCCTGCGCCTGGCAATGCGCTACATCAACTTCCTGGTGCAGCTGCTGGAGAGCCAGAGCGGTCAACCGGCCAGTCACTCCCCTGCCACTCTGCTCTCCTTCCTCAAAGGAAACATGGAGCGGCTGCAGACCCCTCCACACACCTGGGCCATGACAAGTGACACCGAAGCTCCATCACCAGGATCCAGCTGTGACAGTGCTGAGGCCTGGTAGAAATGACATTATGACATTAAAGAACAAAACTCTTGGACGGACTCGGACCCTTTTCCTGGGTCTAAAAACTGACCTTGTCCTTTTGCAAGGCTCCTTACATTTGTCACCTAGTGTGTGACTCATGTTTCAGTGCAGAAGATGcaatactgtataatttttgtgGAACCCAAATGTAGCAGCCTCCTCGATGATCAGTGTTAAAATATGATTTGCAggtgaatatttattttgtattctgcATGGATGTGTAACCTATAATGGATGTacaatacccccccccccccgtgtcttGTTAATATTCCTTGTTGCTGTTCTGCCTGGAACTAATTTAGCTTTGCAATGATAGGATGTTTTGCCAATGAGGAAACAGAGGGATTAAGGAATTTCTCATTTAAAGCAATAGATTCTGAAAGGCATTTGAATAGATAATGGCTCGGGccagttcagttcagtgcaATCATCTCACAAAGCCACGGGCACTTTTTTATGTAAATCGACATGCTGGACTTTTTTCTTCGAGAGAAACCTAAATCTGACCTTTCATTTCAATTATCAAGGTTATGAGACTTCTGAGGAATCATTCCTCTGACAGACTTCCGTTTATTGCTCTTTACATCTGTGATGGGATTACTTTGTGGCATTTGGGCAAAACTGACAATCCTCtttgaataattattatttatttcctcaaACATCTTCTggatttcatgtatttatttgatttgtaaaGTAAACAACGCATGTCGTATGGCCAAAGAATATGAATTGATTGTCTACTGTGAAGCATGTGCGAATGATCCTCTTAATACCTCGTTTGTAAGTTATTTGGGTTTTCttgtgaatatacagtatgttatttatttcaactatttatttatttatttatttattgatttatttaataaattatttgttGATTAAGTTGTTGTTCAATCTTTTGAGCAAAAGAGGTCACTCCCACTTTCACTCATCATACAAGCACCTTTTGACAGTGGAGAAGCTACTGAAATGGCTCCAGAAactcctatatatatatatatatatatatatatatatatatatatatatatacacacatatatatataaaaataatgaaatccaTGGAGAGGACAGTTTAATTACTTTTTCAATAAACTGGTTTGGTTCTACTGAAAGCGTTCGGCACTATGCAAGACACAAGGGATGTGAAGTTAAGAGCAGAGCTGCGACATCTTTGTCCATGTTCAATAAGCACAGAGACACTTGTCCAAAGGTCCTGTGATGACCGTGTGGACACAAGCTGCCCTCAGCTCTCCGTCCATTGACCAAAGGCTTGAGAGAAAAGTGCTGAAAGTGACGCAGCTTAACTTGTGACCCCTCAGGTCAGAGGCCAATCTGATGTCAAACACTGACCAGTTGACCAACACACAGATGGAGTTTGTGAAGGAAATCGTACTTTTGTTACTACTCACACTATTTTATACGGGAGAACagcaaaataatataagatTCAACTATAATTTGCGCTACAGCTAAAGTTTTGAagaacacatatatatatatatatatatgattctGATGTACtgtttaaagtgacattttcaaattCCTTAACCGACAGTCCAAATAACAAAAGCTGCAACTGCTATCTATGATATTTTCTTAATAAAGTATTAATTATTACTACTAATAATGTATATGAAATacataattaaagaaaaataccCCACAGGGGCAAATAACAATCAAGCAGGTAAAATGgatttatgaaaatgaaaaaccaaATTGGCTAAACAGATATATTTTAGgaggtgatttaaaaaaatggcaATGATTCTGCAGACTCAGATCCTCAGGCAAAAGGTTTCAAAGATGGGCAACCTTTCACCGCAAAAGTCGAGCTTCTCCCGCAGAGTCTCAGCCGAGCATCCAAGCCTGCACTTTGGCACATCGGAAATCAGAAATGACAAAGTACTTTGAAAGGTCATCAGTTAAAATAATTTCTGACTCTGACTGGTGAGGCTAAAATAGGACTGATATGACCTTGTCTTCTAGTACTGGTTTATAGCCGAGCAGCTgtgaggttttctttttttcagcccTAAATGAATTACAATAATCCCACCGAGATGAAAAAAGTGTGGTTGACCAGCTCCAGATCAGGCAAAGAGAGAAGACCTGACCTTAAGTGAGACTTCGTCACTGATAAAAACAGGATTTATGAATGAGAAGTCACTGTTACTAAGCTCATAATACCAACATAtctgctacttttactgttcgtaattaatttgtaaataaaataagtacTTGTTTCAGCTTTTACATCTAAATTCAGCAGATTGGTCTGCAGCCGCCGCGTTGTTTGCAGGACATTTACACCAAGGTCAGACACAGACATTACTAACCGTCTATTGTAATCGAAGAAAACGTGTCTCATTTTAAAGCAAGAAAGCTGCAACAGACTGAGCTGAAGAGTAAACACAGTGATGGTTTCAGGCTGTTTCACCCCGGCAGTTAAATTCTGGCTAATGGTGTGTAAACGGAGCAGAGGGCAGCtggacacactgacacacactggaGGCCTGTGGGAAATGACAGGTGACACTTTGTGAGGCTGCATAAAATACTCAACTATATTGTACTGAGACACTGATAAATACTGTCGAGCAGCAGTTTGTCCACCCCACAGCATGGATTTGAGTGATATTACCACTTGTGCAATTTCATGCTGAATTGAACAATTTCATAGAGAGCTGAAATAATACTCAGTAAAACTACTCTGGGTAAAAATGGACAGATTTCATGGTAAAAGGAGATACAGCATTAAAACCAGTTATTTCTTTGTGTGGGAAATGTTTCGGTCACTCAAAAACATTCAGCGATTCACTCATCTCATCATTTGAAACTGGATAGGAAGGCATTCGATAGCTTTTGCATGCATGCTGTGGAGCTGTGAAACGCATTTTGCTGATACACCTTATTTACAGAAATCACCCAATCACATTATGAGCTTTACTCTGACCTCAACTTTCTAGCAGGACTATGAAGCCCTgtactgaaaataataataaatctgaACACTTCTCATTCCCTCCACCAAGTATATTTGGCTGATTGACTATTCTCTCCCGAGTATGTGGGTAATCGTCTACTGAGAGCACATTTCCTTATCAGTGTCTAACACACTGTCTGAATCCGTTATCACAATGGACCAGATCAGTGCAGGCAGCCCCTCGCTCTCCCGGGTGAGGCGCCCATGAAAAAGAATTTCTGGAGTTGGGTGCCAACTGATAGGCCCTGAGCTCTTTATCCCCTTAAAGCCAATTCACACTCTGCATGTTTAAATATCTTAGCTCAACCCCTGCCCTCCCACTCCCGTCATGCACTCGAAAAAAACcctcccccccttctctctctctctcactcttccaCAGCTCTAAGTCCAAGCGTGGTCTGCCTGCTGCAGCTGACCTACAGTCCgctgttggttggttggtgggTGGGTGGGATGCAGGTGCAGGGATGATTGGAAGctgagagaggaggggagtCCTTCATTGTTGAGCTGGACAGCACCCTCTCTCCTCTGGAGCACCCTCTAATGGGGGAGCCCACTGACAATCGCGCATTCTAATCTGATTATGCAAATATCTACTTCAAAAAGCAATACGCTGTAACCCTTACCCTGTGgtagacagaaagacagagcaAAGAGGGGGAAACAGTAAAAGGAGCAGAGGAG from Solea solea chromosome 8, fSolSol10.1, whole genome shotgun sequence encodes:
- the tal2 gene encoding T-cell acute lymphocytic leukemia protein 2, whose product is MTRKVFTNTRERWRQHNVNTAFAELRKLIPTHPPEKKLSKNEILRLAMRYINFLVQLLESQSGQPASHSPATLLSFLKGNMERLQTPPHTWAMTSDTEAPSPGSSCDSAEAW